A window from Nitrososphaerales archaeon encodes these proteins:
- the metK gene encoding methionine adenosyltransferase, with product MGRKLFTSESVTEGHPDKVCDQIADALLDEYLKLDPESRVAAEVLATTGLCVVVGEVTSKGQVNVEDITRRTIREIGYDSSNDGFDYNTCRILVSLHEQSPDISMGVTPSESKEQGAGDQGLMFGYATNETAELMPMPINLAHKITMRLSAVRKKKELDWVRPDGKSQVTVEYDNGKPKRIQTIVVSTQHAPDVDNETIRREVIARVVEPVCGDMLDRNTIYYINPTGRFVIGGPAADSGLTGRKLIADTYGGVGSHGGGSFSGKDPSKVDRSASYMARYVAKNIVAAGLAGKCEIQVAYAIGVAEPVSLTVNTFGTSKIPEERIEDIVLKNFDMRPASIIKNLNMKRPIYRKTSVYGHFGRNDPDFTWERTDKAEILKFAG from the coding sequence ATGGGTAGAAAGTTATTTACCTCTGAATCCGTAACTGAAGGGCATCCAGACAAGGTTTGTGATCAGATTGCAGATGCATTGCTAGACGAATATCTTAAACTGGACCCCGAGTCTAGGGTAGCGGCTGAAGTTCTTGCTACAACTGGTCTATGCGTTGTGGTAGGCGAAGTTACGAGCAAGGGTCAGGTTAACGTTGAGGATATCACACGCCGAACGATACGTGAAATAGGCTATGATAGTTCCAACGATGGTTTTGATTACAACACTTGTAGAATACTCGTTTCACTGCATGAGCAGAGTCCGGATATTTCGATGGGGGTAACGCCCTCTGAAAGCAAGGAACAGGGTGCAGGTGACCAAGGTCTAATGTTCGGATATGCTACCAATGAAACCGCCGAATTGATGCCTATGCCAATTAACTTGGCGCACAAAATTACCATGCGACTAAGCGCCGTCAGGAAGAAGAAAGAATTGGATTGGGTCAGGCCTGATGGGAAATCACAGGTTACTGTGGAATATGATAATGGTAAGCCCAAAAGAATCCAAACCATTGTCGTGTCAACGCAGCATGCTCCTGATGTCGATAATGAAACCATTAGGAGGGAGGTTATTGCAAGAGTGGTTGAGCCTGTATGTGGGGATATGCTCGACAGAAATACAATATACTACATAAATCCGACAGGTCGATTTGTAATTGGTGGACCAGCCGCTGATAGCGGATTGACAGGCAGAAAACTAATTGCGGACACATATGGCGGCGTGGGCAGCCACGGCGGTGGTTCTTTCTCTGGTAAGGATCCAAGTAAGGTTGATAGATCTGCATCTTACATGGCTAGATATGTTGCTAAGAACATCGTAGCTGCAGGATTGGCAGGTAAATGTGAAATTCAGGTTGCGTATGCAATAGGAGTGGCCGAACCTGTGTCATTAACGGTTAACACTTTTGGCACTAGCAAAATACCGGAAGAAAGGATTGAGGATATCGTTCTAAAGAATTTTGACATGAGGCCAGCATCTATAATCAAAAATCTAAACATGAAGAGACCAATCTATAGAAAGACATCTGTATACGGTCATTTCGGTAGAAACGATCCTGACTTTACATGGGAAAGAACTGATAAAGCTGAAATACTCAAGTTTGCTGGCTAA
- a CDS encoding U6 snRNA-associated Sm-like protein LSm6, which yields MSQQQPKRPLTLLQRSINKKVAVRLKSEYEYRGKMSNVDSYMNLILIDAEEFNGSTHVANYGKVVIRGNNVLFIKLENEL from the coding sequence TTGTCACAGCAACAACCTAAGAGACCGCTGACGCTTCTTCAGAGGTCAATCAACAAGAAAGTGGCTGTACGACTTAAGAGTGAATATGAGTATCGTGGAAAGATGAGTAACGTTGATTCCTACATGAATCTGATATTAATTGATGCGGAGGAGTTTAACGGTTCTACTCATGTAGCAAACTATGGAAAGGTGGTTATAAGGGGTAATAACGTACTATTCATTAAATTGGAAAACGAGCTATGA
- a CDS encoding plastocyanin/azurin family copper-binding protein, with protein MRSLTKFVMLGLLLLSFAAIVNMGSAFAETVEVAIELGSADANSGKSYDPKEVTVTPGTTVIWTNMDTAGHTVTSGDVKDASTWANLFDSGFPLMPPGATFEFKFDKVGEYPYFCQVHPWMTGKVIVKEAAPPPPPPPMPEPTPTPEPEEGTITVTHEGRSFDVMVTMSNGAVTAIDVDPDFTSVILTVEADGDGELLVTLPRALIDAKMNGADDQFIVLVDGDEVDYMEHHTSATERALSIEIPAGTTEVEIVGTWVVPEFPIAVMAVMGMIVATAIAVSRFRNPLKP; from the coding sequence ATGAGGAGTCTTACAAAATTCGTTATGCTGGGCCTATTGCTGCTATCATTTGCCGCGATTGTTAATATGGGCAGCGCTTTTGCAGAAACAGTGGAAGTAGCGATAGAACTAGGTTCGGCGGATGCTAACAGCGGGAAATCGTACGATCCGAAGGAAGTTACTGTAACTCCCGGAACAACAGTCATATGGACAAACATGGATACTGCTGGGCACACTGTTACAAGCGGTGATGTTAAAGATGCAAGTACATGGGCGAACTTGTTTGACTCGGGCTTTCCATTAATGCCGCCTGGTGCTACGTTCGAGTTCAAGTTCGACAAGGTTGGTGAATATCCGTATTTCTGTCAAGTTCACCCTTGGATGACTGGCAAAGTAATAGTAAAGGAAGCTGCACCGCCACCACCACCACCTCCAATGCCTGAACCTACCCCAACACCGGAACCCGAGGAAGGAACTATTACCGTGACACATGAGGGTAGGAGTTTTGATGTAATGGTTACCATGTCTAACGGAGCTGTCACGGCTATAGACGTTGATCCTGACTTTACTAGTGTGATATTGACGGTAGAAGCAGATGGTGATGGAGAACTGTTGGTAACATTGCCTAGAGCCTTGATAGACGCGAAAATGAATGGTGCAGATGACCAATTCATTGTATTAGTTGATGGTGATGAAGTCGATTACATGGAACACCATACAAGCGCTACAGAGAGAGCCCTGTCGATAGAAATACCTGCTGGTACAACAGAAGTTGAAATAGTTGGCACATGGGTGGTACCTGAATTTCCAATTGCTGTTATGGCAGTAATGGGCATGATAGTTGCTACGGCTATAGCAGTAAGCAGGTTCAGAAATCCGCTAAAGCCGTAG
- a CDS encoding HAD family hydrolase, with the protein MQDDRLDLFQQKVQKRRYSGEGFRSSIDACKINISLLKALSFDLDGTLFRKGLDDIFWNERIPSLLANKEGIPFNEAQRFLFDEYKKIGESDPRWYIPEYWFNRLDLDVPVQDVLSSVNYRDGIYEDANLLHEFAKDYSIIICTNNARSMLSHKIKLMDSANCISHTFSSVSDFKETVKNRHFYRQVCTHLAVRPDQVLHIGDDPIHDFEEPHAEGVNAILIDREGKSNTIHTLHDLHAILNG; encoded by the coding sequence GTGCAAGATGATCGACTTGATTTATTTCAACAAAAAGTACAAAAACGAAGATATAGTGGAGAAGGATTCAGATCGAGCATTGATGCTTGCAAAATCAATATCTCTCTGCTAAAAGCGTTATCATTTGATCTGGATGGTACATTATTCCGAAAAGGATTAGATGATATATTCTGGAACGAAAGGATACCATCTTTACTGGCAAACAAAGAAGGTATACCTTTCAACGAAGCACAGCGATTTCTCTTTGATGAGTACAAGAAGATTGGTGAAAGCGATCCACGATGGTACATTCCAGAGTACTGGTTCAACAGGTTAGACCTGGACGTACCAGTACAGGATGTCTTGAGCAGTGTTAACTACAGAGATGGTATTTATGAAGATGCAAACCTACTCCATGAATTTGCTAAAGACTATTCAATTATCATATGCACTAACAATGCAAGGAGTATGTTATCGCATAAAATCAAGTTAATGGATAGCGCAAACTGTATATCCCATACATTTTCATCCGTATCTGATTTCAAGGAAACAGTTAAGAACAGACATTTCTATAGGCAAGTGTGTACGCATCTTGCAGTAAGACCTGATCAGGTCTTGCACATAGGAGACGACCCTATACATGATTTTGAGGAACCGCATGCAGAAGGTGTTAACGCAATCCTGATCGATAGGGAAGGAAAGAGCAATACGATACACACTCTTCATGACTTACATGCTATATTGAATGGCTAG
- a CDS encoding AbrB/MazE/SpoVT family DNA-binding domain-containing protein, translating into MIKKGGKEYIHTVTRLGTVSIPIPLRRKYNIAKGSKIRFVDTNNGIQLIPLISLKNLFGAERDKANTINSIAREILNQR; encoded by the coding sequence ATGATAAAAAAGGGGGGTAAGGAGTACATTCATACCGTCACGAGGTTGGGCACGGTAAGCATTCCCATCCCTTTACGGAGGAAGTATAACATAGCGAAGGGGTCAAAGATAAGGTTTGTCGATACTAATAATGGAATACAACTGATCCCACTCATATCGCTAAAAAATCTCTTTGGTGCTGAAAGGGACAAGGCCAATACCATAAATTCTATTGCAAGGGAGATCCTGAACCAGAGGTAA
- a CDS encoding PIN domain-containing protein, translated as MADHRTFVLDSIILLQYIAGDSRVEELVNRISDGVYDGYMLEQGVSEIYEKLNEKLGIDTANRVLEAIKNSRIKIVDTDYELMKKAGELKAAHKGRISMMGAYMIALAKNLNAVLVTCDENIVRVNEVKTEFVKIKL; from the coding sequence ATGGCAGACCATAGAACGTTCGTACTTGACAGTATCATATTGTTGCAGTATATTGCTGGTGATAGCAGAGTAGAAGAATTGGTTAACAGGATAAGTGATGGAGTATACGACGGTTATATGCTTGAACAGGGGGTTTCTGAGATCTATGAGAAATTGAATGAGAAACTTGGTATCGATACCGCGAACAGAGTGCTAGAAGCCATCAAGAACTCGAGGATAAAAATAGTTGATACTGATTACGAATTGATGAAGAAAGCTGGGGAACTCAAGGCAGCTCACAAAGGCAGGATTTCAATGATGGGAGCGTATATGATTGCATTGGCAAAGAACCTCAATGCTGTGCTGGTCACATGTGATGAAAATATAGTAAGAGTTAACGAAGTGAAGACCGAGTTTGTGAAGATAAAGCTTTAG
- a CDS encoding glycosyltransferase, with translation MSWKNRRRLKQVANGFPLITVQLPIFNERYVAARLINSVCAMDYPRDKLQIQVLDDSTDDTKELCRSVVEHYRALGYDIEHITRNKRVGYKAGALREGLKTAKGEFIAIFDADFVPPIWFLQKAMTYFTSEKIGMVQCRWGHLNEDYSPLTEAQALSLDFHFLIEQKAKSLTHLFMNFNGTAGIWRRNCIDDAGGWHTNTLVEDLDLSYRAQMKGWRALFLDSIICDGELPVQINAVKRQQYRWAKGSIQCAIKLLSDIMTHRKLPVDTKIQAFIQLTRHVVHPLMIVQFLLLPLLLAMDFKLYPASIYPVAALVVYLLFGPAFYIYVIKRLWQQSWWNKTKAYLYLIWFATGISVNNTIAVFDALNGGRPEFLRTPKFGITRKGESWKDKAYALPFTKTTLLEMFLGAYGILGIFIAIFSGNPVYAPILALQTMGFIYISYLSITHSMFSKLKNGQGGKLKEIMRESHGSKTL, from the coding sequence ATGTCATGGAAAAATAGGAGAAGGCTTAAACAAGTTGCAAATGGTTTTCCATTAATTACAGTTCAACTCCCAATATTTAATGAACGATATGTAGCTGCTAGGCTTATTAATTCTGTATGTGCAATGGATTATCCTAGAGATAAATTACAAATACAGGTTCTTGATGACTCTACCGATGATACCAAAGAATTGTGTAGAAGTGTGGTAGAACATTATAGAGCATTGGGCTATGATATAGAGCATATAACAAGAAATAAAAGGGTTGGATACAAAGCTGGAGCGTTAAGGGAAGGACTCAAGACCGCTAAGGGTGAATTTATCGCTATTTTTGACGCAGATTTTGTTCCTCCTATATGGTTTCTACAAAAGGCTATGACATACTTTACGTCAGAGAAAATCGGTATGGTGCAATGTAGGTGGGGGCATCTGAACGAAGATTACTCTCCATTAACCGAAGCACAGGCTTTAAGTCTTGACTTTCACTTCTTGATCGAGCAAAAGGCAAAGAGCCTGACGCATCTCTTCATGAACTTTAACGGTACCGCTGGCATATGGCGTAGAAATTGCATTGATGATGCAGGGGGATGGCACACTAACACTTTGGTGGAAGATCTCGACCTTAGTTATAGGGCCCAGATGAAAGGGTGGCGAGCCCTATTTCTAGACTCTATAATATGCGATGGGGAATTGCCTGTTCAGATTAACGCAGTAAAGAGGCAGCAGTACAGATGGGCAAAGGGATCTATACAATGCGCTATCAAACTTTTGAGTGATATAATGACGCACAGGAAATTGCCTGTAGATACGAAGATACAGGCATTCATACAACTAACAAGGCACGTAGTACATCCACTTATGATAGTTCAGTTCTTGCTGCTTCCTTTGCTGCTTGCGATGGATTTCAAACTTTATCCGGCTAGCATTTATCCCGTCGCTGCATTGGTAGTGTACCTGCTCTTTGGCCCTGCATTTTACATATATGTGATAAAACGGCTCTGGCAGCAGTCGTGGTGGAACAAGACAAAAGCATATCTGTACTTGATATGGTTCGCAACCGGAATATCTGTTAACAATACGATAGCGGTATTCGATGCTTTGAATGGTGGAAGACCAGAGTTTCTACGAACGCCAAAGTTTGGAATTACAAGGAAAGGAGAGAGCTGGAAGGATAAAGCATATGCACTACCATTTACAAAAACCACATTGTTAGAAATGTTCTTAGGTGCCTACGGCATACTTGGTATATTCATAGCAATATTCAGTGGCAATCCCGTATATGCACCAATACTTGCGCTACAAACAATGGGTTTCATCTACATATCGTACCTCAGCATAACCCATTCGATGTTTTCAAAACTTAAAAATGGGCAGGGTGGTAAACTAAAGGAGATAATGAGGGAGAGTCATGGTAGCAAGACACTATAA